Within the Novosphingobium pentaromativorans US6-1 genome, the region GATTCCCTGATCTTCTCCCACGGCGCGCTCAACACGCTGGCGGCCTCGCTCTACAAGATCGCCAACGACATCCGCTTCCTTGGTTCCGGCCCGCGCGCGGGACTGGGCGAGCTTGCCCTGCCCGCCAACGAGCCGGGTTCGTCGATCATGCCGGGCAAGGTGAATCCCACCCAGTGCGAGGCGATGACCCAGGTCTGCACCCAGGTCTTCGGCAACCACGCGACCCTGACCTTCGCCGACAGCCAGGGGCAGTTCGAACTCAATGTCTATCGCCCGGTCATGGCCTACAACGCGCTGCAATCGATCACCCTTCTCGCCGATGCCGCGCAGAGCTTTCGCGAACACCTCCTCGAGGGGCTGGAACCGCGCGAGGAAAACATCGCCGCAGGTGTCGAACGATCGCTGATGCTGGTAACCGCACTGGCCCCGCAAATCGGCTACGAAGCCGCCGCGAAGATTGCCAAGAGCGCGCAGGAAAGCGGCAAGACACTGCGCAAGGCCGCCGTCGAAAGCGGCGCCGTCACCGCCGAGGACTTCGACCGCATCGTGCGCCCCGAAACCATGACCGGCCCAAGTTGAAGCAACCTGCAAGAGATCCGTTGACGACCCGGCCAAACCCATGGCACTAGGCCCGCCGCCCCAGCGGAAGTTCCCGGACTTCCCGGCGCGCGCCAGACGGACCGTTTCGTCGAAACGCGGGTGTAGCTCAATGGTAGAGCAGAAGCTTCCCAAGCTTACGACGAGGGTTCGATTCCCTTCACCCGCTCCACTCCCTTGAACGCCGATATGCCCGTGCATTCATGCGAATTCCGCTCTGCGCGCGGGGTTCAGCGGGCAGCGGTCTGCCTCAAAGGAACGGCAGTCCGGATGAACTTGTGGTGCGAAGAATGCGAGGGATTCCGGCTTGTCCTCAGTCGATCAGGCCCTCCGTGCGCAACGCCTCCGTCATTGAAGCCATTGCTGTCGCAGCCGCCGGAAAGCCCGCGTAGCCCGAGGAATGGTATATGATCTCTTCCAGTTCCGCGATTGTGAGCCCGTTCTTCAAACCGATCGCCGTGTGCACCTTCAGCTCATCCGCAGCGCGCAAGGCGATGAGGATTGAAATGGTGACCAAGGAACGATCCCGCGCGCTCAAGCCCGGACGGGCCCACAGCTTCGAGAAGATGGTCTCGATCGCCAGGTCCTTCATTTCCCTGGCGAAACCGGGACTGGCCGCGGACGCTCTTTCATCCAGGACCTTTGACGAAAAACTGGAGAAAATCTCTTCGCCGGATTTTGCGGGATCGTCCATGCTGGAAACGCCTTTCTCGTCAGTGATCGCCAGACATCGCAACGGCAACCCAAACGCGGATCCGGCCAAGGATCCCCATTCAAGTCTCGCTTCGAAACCCGGCGCTGGCCTCGTTCTTACCCGTTAATGAGCGCCTGCCTTGGCATGGCGCATCATAATTGGCGGAAGCCAGTACACCGTGCGCATCGCCAATCGGACGATTCAGGCTTTCGGCTTCATGGCTGCCGCAAGGGCTCCGAGATCGAGCGGCCGGGTGCGGCAGATATCGAATATGCCTTGCTCCCATTCCGCATGACGCGCGATCGCGGCGGGCAGATCGGGTGCGAGATGCTGCGGGATCTTCGTGATGCCGTGCCGATCGCCATGAATGAGATCTCCGGGCGAAACTTCCATGCCGCCGACCGTGACCGGGCTATTGATCTCCAGCAGATCAACCATGCCTCCGCCAGCACCTGCGCCATTGGCGAAGCTGGCAAAGCCAAGGGCTTCCATCTCCGGCACGTCCCGAACAGGGCCGTTCGTCACGCCGGCAAAGCAGTCGCAGGCGGTATGTATGAAGGACGTGATCTCGCCCCAGATACATACTGGCCCCTGCCACTCGCCGACATTTTCAACCACCAGGAAACGCGGCCCCGGGATGGCCAGCAGCCCCTGGTCCGGCGGCACGTCCAGCATCTTGCCCGGAGCGCCGGACTTGCGCGTCATCATCTTGCGCGTGACCGCGAAGCCGCATCGCGGACCGAGCAGCGGCGACATGGCCCCCACGGCATTGCGGTCCATCACCTCCAACTCGGACGTGGGGACGCCGAGCCGCTTCAATCCGTTCAGGATCGTGGGCGTGGAATAAGTCCCCAGCTCTTCGACCAGTTCGCGGGTGATTTCCATGCCGCTAGACCGCTTTCACCCGGTACATTGTGATGTCTTCGCCGGGAATGTCCTCGTACACGACCTGCATCGGCATACCGATCTCGAGTGTGTCGAGGTCCGTGTCGACGATATTGGCCAACACCACGATCGAGCGCGGCCTTTCCTCCATCTCGACCAGTGCAACGCCGTAGGGATCGCGCCCGAAGGTGGGCGGACCGCGATGGACGACTGAAAAGGACATCAGCGTACCCTTCCCGCTGATCGGCTTCCATTCGAGATTCTGTGAAAGACAGCTGCGGCATCCCGGATAGGGGATCCAGTTCCAGTCGCCGCAGTCCTTGCACTTGGTGACAAGGAATTCACCGCGTTCCAGCCCCTCCCAGAAGGGCATGTTGAAAGCTTCCTTGCGGGGAAGGGGGCGAAGATAAGGTTCCATTTCCACGATAAGCCTCGCTTAGTCCGCAGCCAGAAGAAGTGTGCCGGCAAGGCCGTGGACCGACCACCCCTGGGCAAGGGTGACGCCGATCCTGGGATCCTTGAGCTGGCGCGCGCCGCATTCGCCACGAAGCTGGCGCGTCACCTCGATCGTATGCATGCCGCTGGGATTGCCGTTATGGCTGTTCGCCATCAACCCGCCATCCGTATTGGCAGGCATCTTGCCACCGCGGTAGAGGTGGCCCTCCTTCATGTAATCAGCGCCCTCGCCCATCTGGCAGAAGCCCATTTCCTCAAGGTCTCGGGCGACGGTGACGGCGAAACAGTCGTACAGGCCGGCGACGTCGATCTCATCGCGGCTCACGCCCGCCATGTCGAACGCCATGTCGCTGCAACGGCGCACCGCCTGGCCGCGGGGATCGTCCCATGGCGAGGGAATGGTCTTGTAGCTGTCGGTATAGGTCGCTTCGGCGCCGCCCAGCACCCAGACCGGCTTCTTCTTGCAGTCGCGAGCGATTTCCTTGGACGCGACGACGATGGCATAGCCGCCGTCATTGTCGAGAGGGCATTCCATGAGGTGTAGCGGCGAGGCGATCATGCGCGAATTCAGCACGTCTTCCACCGTGATGGGTCCCTTGGGCCCCATGATGGAATCGGGATTGAGGATCGCATTGGCCCGCATCTGCACCGGATATTCGGCGAACACCTCTTGCGGCGTGCCATAGGCATGCATGTAGGCGCGGGTCCACATCGCGTACCACACCGACATATAGGCGCCGTGGACCATGAACTGCCAGTCCTCGACCCGAGGCGCCTTGTCCATCATCTTCAGCTGGCGCGGGCCGTTGGGATTGTTGGCATTGGCGAAATAGATCACCACGACGTTCGCCATGCCCGCCGCGATGGCGTTGGTCGCCTTGGCGACGGCGGACGATCCGTTGCCCACATCCATGTAGGTGATCGGCCTGCCGCCCAATTGCTCGGCCCAGGCCATATGCAGGTTCAGGGGCGTCTCATAGGCCATCGGGATCAACCCATCGACCTGCGTGTGGCTGAGGCCGGCATCGTCGAGCGCACCCTTGATCGCCTCAAGCTCCAGCGACCACATCGTGCGATCGAGCCCCCGAGCCTGTTCGGTCGTGTACACACCTACGATGGCCGCTTCTCGTTGCGGAAAAGCCATTTGAATTCCTCTCGTCGCGCGGGCGCCGCCAGGGGCGTATGCGCAGCTTCTTATTTGTTGACCGTAGCCTGCCCGCCCACGGCAACCAACACGTTGCGCTCGACAGCGGTAGCCTGAAACGCGAATTTACCTTCGCCCAGCGTCCAGATGTCGGTTCGCAGGGTTTCGCCCGGATAAACCGGACTCGAAAACCGCAAACCGAAACCGGCAAGCTTCTGCTCGTCGCCCGCGCATACGCCATCCACAACCGCGCGGGCGATGACGCCGTAGGTCGCCATGCCATGCAGGATCGGCCCCGGGAAGCCGGCCTTCCTCGCCACTTCCGGGTCCGCGTGCAGCGGGTTGGCATCGCCCGACAGGCGATAGATCAAGGCCTGTTCCGGCCTCGTCTCCAGAGTGATGCTGGTGTCTGCTTCGCGCTCAGGCGCCGCCATGACGCGCGGTGCGCCCTCTGCACTGCCGCCGAAGCCCCCGTTCTTCCGCAGCATCAGCACCGTGCGGGTCTCGGCGATCAGCTCGCCCTCGCCCTGCCGGCGGATGGTCTTGCAGGTCTGCAGGATCGCGCCCTTTTCCGTGCCGCGATCCCAGATCTTCTCGACGCGGGTTGCCACTTCGAAATTGCCGTCGGCCGGCAATGGACGATGCAGCGTAATCCACTCCTCACCGTGCAGGACGCCGTTATAGACAATGCCGAAGTCCCTGGCGAAGATGGCAAGGGACATGCCCATGACAGTGGCCATGGTAGGAAAGGCAGCCAGACGATCTTCCAGCACGAGCCGCAATTTCTTCTCGTCCTCGATGGCGGCAGCGCCGCAACCGATTCCAAGGTTGTATATGATGGTGTCGCGGGCAGACCAGTCGACGCGTTTCACGTCGGCGGGCATCGCCAGCAATTTTTCCGCGGCCAGCATGTTGTTGACACTCTCCTCGAGAAGATTTGAAAACAGATACCTCTTTGGGTAACAACTCTGCAATCGAAAAGAAAGGGATGAGACGGATCACATGGAGCGAATTGACATAGGTGGAGGCGCGCAGCACGCGGGGCTGGCGAAGCGCCATCCCAAGGCCATTCTCGCGCTTGCGATCCTGACCCTGTTCACGATCCTGTCCTACGCGGATCGCATGGTGATTGTCCTGCTGGTCGACCCGATCCGCCTCGACCTGGGGATCGACGACGTCCAGGTCAGCCTGCTCACGGGCGTTGCCTTCGCACTGTGCTTCGGCCTTGCCAGCCTGCCGCTGGCATGGGTGGCGGATCGCTATTCGCGGCGGTGGGTGATCTATGGCGGGGTGACCGTCTGGTCGCTGGCTACCGCGGCTGGCGGGATCGCCAACGGCTTTGGCGAACTATTCATGGCGCGGTTCTTCGTCGGGGTTGGCGAAGCGGCACTGGCTCCCGCCGCCTTTGCGATGATCCCCGACCTGTTTCCAAAGAAGCAGGTCGCCCGGGCGACCGGCATCCTGGCAAGCGCGGCAGCGCTGGGCGGCGGCATGGCGATCCTCGGCGGCGGGTTCCTGGTCAGCGCCACCGAAGCCGTGGGCACCGCGGTACTGCCCCTGGCCGGCGAAACACGGCCCTGGCAGATGGTATTCCTGATCCTGGGCCTGCCCGGACTGGCATTGGCGCTACTGACCTTCCTGCTACCGGGGCGCACTAGCCCGCGCACACTGCCGCACACGGGCACCGAGAATTTCAATGCGCCGGCGCTGGCGGAAAGCGGGCCCGACATAGCGCCTTCGGCCACCGACGCGCTTCCAGCCAGCTACCTGTCATGGCTGAAGCAGAACTGGCTGTTCGTCGGCGGGCTATCGATAGGGTGCAGCGCACTGGCAGCCCTTGCCTATGGACTTACGAGCTGGACCCCGACCTACCTTTCCCGCGTTTTCGGACTGTCGATGGCGGAAGTGGGCGTAACGCTCGGGTTGGTACAGATGCTCTGCGGACTTGTCGGATATATCGGCGGCGGCACGCTGATCGACTGGATGGAGGCGCGCGGCATCCGCAATGCGCCGCATCGGTACCTGATGTTCGCCTCTATCGTTGCCATGGTGGCAGCGGTCGGCGGGTTCTATTTCGCGGGAAGCATCGCGGTCGCAATGGTGTTCATCGGCATCTATCACCTGGCCGCCCCGTTCAACAGCCCAATGGTCGTCGCCATGCAGAAAGGGGCTCCCGCTGCCTTCCGCGGACAGGCCATTGCCCTGACCACGATGATCGCCACGCTGATCGGACTGCTGGCCGGCCCTACGGCCATGGCGCTGTTTACCGAGGACGTCTTCGGCGATCCGGTCAAGGTTGGCTGGTCGGTGGCCAGCGTCGGACTGGTCTGCGGCGTCGTGGCATTCGTCAGCCTCGCCATCAGCTATGGCCCGGCACTGCGCGCCCGCGAGGCGCTCGACGAGGCCGGGGAAGGCTGATCGGTCCCGACCGACAAAGAAAAAGGGCCGGATCTTCGCGATCCGGCCCTTTTTCATTTCCTCGGCTCGTGGTCTTTCAGAGCTTGATGCCCGGCCAGCCATGCTCGGAAAGGTCGAAGTCGACGCCGCTGGGCGCGCGCATCTTCATTTCCCAGGTCACGCCCGCATCGCGGTCGTTGGGATCGACCATCGGCTTGGCGCCATGCTTCACGGCACGTTCGATGGCATCGTCCATGCTTTCGTCGATGACGAAACCCATGTGATTGAGACCGCGCGGATTATAGTTGGGGTAGTCCGGATCCGAAATCTTGATGAGCGCGATGTTCATCACACCGTCGCTGAGGTAAACGGCCCCCATGTCCGGAGTACCGGCCCGGCCGACTTCCTCCAGTTCGAAGGTACCCTTGTAGAATTCGACATCCCTGTCGAGATCCTCGACATTGATAGCGATGTGCCGAAGCTTTGCCATGTCACTCTCCTCGAAAATGCTCTGGCCGTAATCCCGCGCGGGATCACGCCATATTGATATACACGTTTTTGGTACGAACGAATTCGCGAATGCCGTGAATTCCGCCTACGCGGCCGACACCGCTCTGCTTGTTGCCTCCGAAAGGTGCCGCGACGGGCAGCCCGTAGGCGTTGTTCACAAGGATGCTGCCGGCATCGAGCGCTTCTGCAACGCGATGCACACGCTTCAGGTCATTGCTCTCGATATAGGCAGCGAGGCCGTAGGGCGTAGCGTTCGCCAGGCGCACGGCCTCTTCCTCGTCCCTGAAGCGCATGAAGCTGACGACCGGGCCGAACACCTCGTCTCGCACGACTTCGTGGCTGGCATCGACATCGGCAACCAGCGTCGGGCCGACGAAGAACCCGTCCGCCAGATCGCCGCCCAGCCGCTCGCCGCCGCTCACGATCCTGGCGCCATTGCTGCTGGCGCGGTCGACGAAACCGAGCACCCGGTCCATCTGCTGCTTGTGGATCAGCGGGCCCATCGCGGTATCGGCATCGGCGGGATCGCCGACCTTGATATAGCTGGCGGCGTTCTGCACGTCGGCCACGAAACTGTCGAAGATCGAATCCTCGACCAGCACGCGGGTGCCGGCGATACAGGCCTGGCCCGACATCGGAATGCATCCCATCAGTGCGGCCTGGATGGCGGTCTGACGATCGGCATCGGCAAAGACGAGCCGGGCGGACTTGCCACCCAGTTCAAGTCCCACGGGAGTGAGATTGGGCTGCGCAGCGGACAGCACCTTCTGTGCGGTATGGCCGCCACCGGTGAAATGCAGTTTGTCGACGCCCGGATGGCTGCAAAGCGCGGTACCGCCTTCGCCGCCGCCGGGAACGACATTGATGACGCCTTCGGGAATGCCCGCTTCCAGAGCCAGTTCGCCCAGCCTGATACAGCTGTAGGGAGCAAACTCCGACGGCTTGATGATGCAGGTATTGCCCACCGCCATCGCGGGCGCGATCATCTGGCCGAACGAAATCGCCGGGCCGTTCCACGGCACGATGATGCCGATGACGCCGTAAGGCTCGTCGATCGTGTAATCGAAGGCTGGGGCCGGCCATGTCGTGATCATGTCGCCGCCGATCTTGTCGGCCCAACCCGCGTTGTATTCGAAAAGGTCCGCGATCCATTCGGGGAATACATCGGCCATCATGTGCGGAGAACCGTTCTCCGCCATCACGATCGCCTTGAGCTCTTCGCCATGGTCCCGAATGACCTGCGCGAAGCGGTTCATCAGCTTGCGCTTTTCATTCACCGGCATGGCGCGCCAGGCGGGATAGGCCTTGCGCGCAGCTGCCACGGCCTCGTCCATTTCCTTCTTGCCGCCAAGCGGCACGGCATAGGTCAACTGACCGTTGGCCGGATAGAGATGGTCGTAGCTTCCGATGGAGCTTTCGGTCGTCTTCTTTCCACCGATCACGAAGCCGGGCTTCGGAAGGGCCGAAATGTTTGCAGGTTTCATAGGCATCTTCGTTCCCGCTGCATCAGGCAGCCATGTTATTTTGCGTCATTGCGGATGATGGCTTCCCCGACACCGCGAGTAAACACGCCTCACATCCATTGGACCTAGCGTTCACCGTTCTGGATGCAGGGCGAATTGCGTTTTCGCCCCGAAGTGGAGGAAATTCAGCTTCCCCCGCCATCATGGCTAGCGTTTCGATCCATCGTGCTTGGACGGTCCGACGTGCCGAGCGGCCTGCCCGGATTGATACAGGCGAACAGGCGTACACTGGCATCGCGGTCGGCGATGCCGTGTTGCCCGAGCGCGGCGACCAGTTGCGGATCGGCGGCGGCACGGGCCGCTGCATCAAAGCTGTCGAACCAGCATTCCGTTACCGCGGCGAAGCGATAGGCGGAAGCGGGATCCACCACACGGTTCCAGACGATGCGCGTCGCAGCCGGAGCCGCTTGCGCCATGTCCCGCGCCAGGGCCAGCGAACGGCCTGCGAAGTCGTCGCCTGCGTCCCGCGCGGGGGCGAGGAATGCCAGCAACACATGATCCCCCGGCTCGCCATCCACGATCGCGGTTTCCTCGACCGCCATCGTCCAGTCATCCACCGCGCCGGCGAACACGCGCTCTTCGTCCTTCTGCAATTCGTCCAGCGAATGGGGATGATAGCGCGCGGCGAGCAGGTCATCCCAGCTCTTCATTCCCAGGATCGTGGATCCATCGTATTCGTTCCGGAATGCCTCGGGCAAGTTTTCCAGCGGGCGCTTCACACATTGGCGCGAGCTGAGAAAATGCTTGCCCAGGCTTGTCGCGAAGCTGCCCGCAAGCTGTGCATGCGAACGCCAGGCGGCCGGGAATTCATCGGCCGTCAGCGCCGGATTGCGGCGGGCGAGATAGATCAGCTTGTATTGCAAGCCGGGCGTGGGCACGAACTGGCGCGCCGTGGAGCCGGGTCTTCGCTGCATGGCGGTCATCCCTTCAGCACAGCGCGGTCTGAATCTTACCGTAGCGCGCGATGATCGCGCGCATGGCTTCGTAGCCGTCATGCACCGCATCGCCGATACGCCCGCCCTGGCGACTGTCGCCGATGATATGGGTGGGAATGCCCCTTGCGATCAAATCGTCGGCAATTTCCGATTGCCGATCGCGGCCCTGGGCCAGCAGCACGTAGTCCGCCTCCAGTTCGCTTTCAGCGCCGTCCCCATTGCGCACGACGGCAAGCCTGTCGCCGATCCTCACCAGATGGTGCCCGGCCAGCACTGTGATACGATCGTGGCGCATCAGCCTGTCGACGAGGTTGGATCGATAGACCATCTCTGCCGAACGGGCGAGCTGGTCCGCGCGCGAGCGGGTGACGAGAGTGACCATCGCCCCGCGCGCTGCGGCAAATTCCGACGCCTCGCAGCCCGTCTCTCCTCCGCCGTAGACGACGACCCGATCCCCTTCGCCAAGGGTAACGTCGCTGTCGCCCATCAGCAGGTCGTAGGCCTCGACCGCCATTGCGCTGTCCTCGCCCTCGATGCCGTGGCTGCGGCGGCGCGTGCCGGCGGCGATCACTACGAGATCGGGGCTCAGCGCGGCGACCTCGTCTGCCGTTACGGCATGGCCGACATGGGTGCACACGCCGCTTTTCGTCACCTGCCGATCGAGATAGTCGCGGTACCGCAGCAGCAGTTCCTTGCCCGGAGGCGCACCCGAGGCGATGATCCCGCCGCCCAGCGTCTCGCGCGCTTCATAGAGATGGGTCTCGAACCCCGCCTCGATCAGCATCAGCGCTGTGCTGATCCCGCCCGGGCCTGCGCCTACCACGATGGCTTTCTTCCCGATGCCCAGATCGGCGGGAATGG harbors:
- a CDS encoding carboxymuconolactone decarboxylase family protein, translating into MDDPAKSGEEIFSSFSSKVLDERASAASPGFAREMKDLAIETIFSKLWARPGLSARDRSLVTISILIALRAADELKVHTAIGLKNGLTIAELEEIIYHSSGYAGFPAAATAMASMTEALRTEGLID
- a CDS encoding RraA family protein is translated as MEITRELVEELGTYSTPTILNGLKRLGVPTSELEVMDRNAVGAMSPLLGPRCGFAVTRKMMTRKSGAPGKMLDVPPDQGLLAIPGPRFLVVENVGEWQGPVCIWGEITSFIHTACDCFAGVTNGPVRDVPEMEALGFASFANGAGAGGGMVDLLEINSPVTVGGMEVSPGDLIHGDRHGITKIPQHLAPDLPAAIARHAEWEQGIFDICRTRPLDLGALAAAMKPKA
- a CDS encoding Zn-ribbon domain-containing OB-fold protein, whose product is MEPYLRPLPRKEAFNMPFWEGLERGEFLVTKCKDCGDWNWIPYPGCRSCLSQNLEWKPISGKGTLMSFSVVHRGPPTFGRDPYGVALVEMEERPRSIVVLANIVDTDLDTLEIGMPMQVVYEDIPGEDITMYRVKAV
- a CDS encoding thiolase family protein, translating into MAFPQREAAIVGVYTTEQARGLDRTMWSLELEAIKGALDDAGLSHTQVDGLIPMAYETPLNLHMAWAEQLGGRPITYMDVGNGSSAVAKATNAIAAGMANVVVIYFANANNPNGPRQLKMMDKAPRVEDWQFMVHGAYMSVWYAMWTRAYMHAYGTPQEVFAEYPVQMRANAILNPDSIMGPKGPITVEDVLNSRMIASPLHLMECPLDNDGGYAIVVASKEIARDCKKKPVWVLGGAEATYTDSYKTIPSPWDDPRGQAVRRCSDMAFDMAGVSRDEIDVAGLYDCFAVTVARDLEEMGFCQMGEGADYMKEGHLYRGGKMPANTDGGLMANSHNGNPSGMHTIEVTRQLRGECGARQLKDPRIGVTLAQGWSVHGLAGTLLLAAD
- a CDS encoding MaoC/PaaZ C-terminal domain-containing protein — translated: MLAAEKLLAMPADVKRVDWSARDTIIYNLGIGCGAAAIEDEKKLRLVLEDRLAAFPTMATVMGMSLAIFARDFGIVYNGVLHGEEWITLHRPLPADGNFEVATRVEKIWDRGTEKGAILQTCKTIRRQGEGELIAETRTVLMLRKNGGFGGSAEGAPRVMAAPEREADTSITLETRPEQALIYRLSGDANPLHADPEVARKAGFPGPILHGMATYGVIARAVVDGVCAGDEQKLAGFGLRFSSPVYPGETLRTDIWTLGEGKFAFQATAVERNVLVAVGGQATVNK
- a CDS encoding MFS transporter, with translation MERIDIGGGAQHAGLAKRHPKAILALAILTLFTILSYADRMVIVLLVDPIRLDLGIDDVQVSLLTGVAFALCFGLASLPLAWVADRYSRRWVIYGGVTVWSLATAAGGIANGFGELFMARFFVGVGEAALAPAAFAMIPDLFPKKQVARATGILASAAALGGGMAILGGGFLVSATEAVGTAVLPLAGETRPWQMVFLILGLPGLALALLTFLLPGRTSPRTLPHTGTENFNAPALAESGPDIAPSATDALPASYLSWLKQNWLFVGGLSIGCSALAALAYGLTSWTPTYLSRVFGLSMAEVGVTLGLVQMLCGLVGYIGGGTLIDWMEARGIRNAPHRYLMFASIVAMVAAVGGFYFAGSIAVAMVFIGIYHLAAPFNSPMVVAMQKGAPAAFRGQAIALTTMIATLIGLLAGPTAMALFTEDVFGDPVKVGWSVASVGLVCGVVAFVSLAISYGPALRAREALDEAGEG
- a CDS encoding VOC family protein, whose amino-acid sequence is MAKLRHIAINVEDLDRDVEFYKGTFELEEVGRAGTPDMGAVYLSDGVMNIALIKISDPDYPNYNPRGLNHMGFVIDESMDDAIERAVKHGAKPMVDPNDRDAGVTWEMKMRAPSGVDFDLSEHGWPGIKL
- a CDS encoding aldehyde dehydrogenase family protein, coding for MKPANISALPKPGFVIGGKKTTESSIGSYDHLYPANGQLTYAVPLGGKKEMDEAVAAARKAYPAWRAMPVNEKRKLMNRFAQVIRDHGEELKAIVMAENGSPHMMADVFPEWIADLFEYNAGWADKIGGDMITTWPAPAFDYTIDEPYGVIGIIVPWNGPAISFGQMIAPAMAVGNTCIIKPSEFAPYSCIRLGELALEAGIPEGVINVVPGGGEGGTALCSHPGVDKLHFTGGGHTAQKVLSAAQPNLTPVGLELGGKSARLVFADADRQTAIQAALMGCIPMSGQACIAGTRVLVEDSIFDSFVADVQNAASYIKVGDPADADTAMGPLIHKQQMDRVLGFVDRASSNGARIVSGGERLGGDLADGFFVGPTLVADVDASHEVVRDEVFGPVVSFMRFRDEEEAVRLANATPYGLAAYIESNDLKRVHRVAEALDAGSILVNNAYGLPVAAPFGGNKQSGVGRVGGIHGIREFVRTKNVYINMA
- a CDS encoding EthD domain-containing protein; translated protein: MQRRPGSTARQFVPTPGLQYKLIYLARRNPALTADEFPAAWRSHAQLAGSFATSLGKHFLSSRQCVKRPLENLPEAFRNEYDGSTILGMKSWDDLLAARYHPHSLDELQKDEERVFAGAVDDWTMAVEETAIVDGEPGDHVLLAFLAPARDAGDDFAGRSLALARDMAQAAPAATRIVWNRVVDPASAYRFAAVTECWFDSFDAAARAAADPQLVAALGQHGIADRDASVRLFACINPGRPLGTSDRPSTMDRNASHDGGGS